The nucleotide sequence GATCGTGCGGGCCGGCGGCGGACATGGCGGAAATCGTGGCAGAAACCGCCGGTTCGCCGGTCACCCGGGTCCGACGCCGGTGCGCCCCCAGCGGGGCGGTGGGATCAGACCGCCGGGAGCGTCGCCCGCTGCCGGTCGGCGATGTCGAACAGGTCGCCCCACTCCTCGACCCGGGCGAGCACCTCCTCCGTGCGGAACCGCAGCGAGCCGGGGTCGGCGCCGTCGCGGACCGCGTCCACCTCGTCCCAGCCGATCGGCGTGGAGACCGTGGCGTCCGGTCGCGCCCGCAGCGAGTACGGCGCGACGGTGGTCTTCGCGGTGTTGTTCTGGCTCCAGTCGACGAGGACCTTGCCCGGGCGCAGCGCCTTCTCCATCCGCCACACGACCTGGTCGGGCGTCTCCGCGCTGAGCTCCTGCGCCAGCTTCTTGGCGTACCGGCTGGGGTGGTCGCGATCGGCCACCCGGATCGGCGCGTAGACCTGCATCCCCTTGGAGCCGGAGGTCTTCACGACCGGGTCGAGTCCGTCGTCGACCAGTCGGGCGCGGAGCCGCTCGGCGAGGTGGCAGCACTCCGTGATGCCGGTGTTGGGTCCGGGGTCGAGGTCGAGCACCAGCAGGTCGGGCAGCGCCGGCTGCAGCCTGCTGCCCACCTGCCACTGCGGCACGTGCAGCTCCAGCGCCGCCAGGTTCGCCGCCCAGGCGAGGTCGGCGACGGTCTCGAGGACGACCATCTCCAGCGTCTCGCGCCCCTTGGAGCTGCCGGGGCTCGGCACCGTCACCTTCCGCACCCAGTCGGGGGCGTGCCGGGCGCTGTTCTTCTCGAAGAAGGCCTGCCCCTCCACACCGTCGGGCCAGCGGGTGAAGGTGACCGGCCGGCCGGAGAGGTGCGGCAGCAACGCCGGTGCGATGCGGACGTAGTAGTCGATCACCTGCGCCTTGGTGAACGAGACCTCCGGGAACAGGACCTTGTCCAGGTTGGACACCTCGAGCTGCCGCCCGTCCACCCGGACCCGCTGCCTCACGGGTGCCTCCGTGCCCGGGGACGGTGGACCGCACGCGTCGGTCCGCTCACGGCTCCACCACCACGTCGGCGACGTCGACGTCGTCCCGCAGCCCGCGCCACGACGCGTGGCGCAGCCGGCCCTCGGCGGTCCACCCGGCGAAGGCGACCTCGCCCACGAGCTCCGGCTCCACCCACTGCGCGTCCCGGGTGACCTCCCGCGGGAGGTCACCGGCGAACGGGCTGGTGCGCCGCGGGGTCACCGCGGCCTGCAGCTCGCGCAGCGCCCGGTCGGTGAACCCGGTGCCGACGTGACCGGCGTAGACCAGCCGCCCGTCGTCGTCGTGGACGCCGAAGAGCAGCGAGCCGATCGTCCCGGCCCGCCGGCCGGCACCGGGCCGCCACCCGCCGACGACGACCGACTGCGTGCGCACGTTCTTCACCTTCACCCAGTCGGGGCTGCGCGCCCCGGGCCGGTACGGCGAGTCCAGGCGCTTGGCGACGACGCCCTCCAGCTGGTTCTCCCGGCTCGCGGCGTGCACCCGCGCTCCCCCGCCCCGGAACCACGGCGTGGTCACCCAGCGCCGGCCACCCGGGGGCAGCGCCTCCAGCCGCTCCCTCCGCTCGGCGTAGGGCAGCCCGGTCAGATCCGCGCCGTCGTGGGCCAGCAGGTCGAAGACCAGGTAGGTCACCGGGCGGGCGGCGGCCAGGCGCGGGACCTCCGGGCCGGTGCGGTGCATCCGGTTCTGCAGCGCACCGAAGTCGGGGCGGCCGGCCGCGTCCATCGCCACGATCTCCCCGTCCACGACCGTCCGCCGGCCGCCGACGCCGGCGGGCAGCGCGGCCAGCTCCGGATAGCGGACGGTGATGTCGCCACCCTTGCGCGAGGCGAGCGCCAGGCGGTCGCCGTCGACCGCGGCGACCGCGCGGACGCCGTCCCACTTGAACTCGTAGCCCCACGCGTCGTCGTCGGCGGTCGGCAGCTCGCCCGCGACCGCCAGCATGGGCAGCGGGAGCTCGGCCGGGCCGGGCGCGACCACCTCAGGCGGTGCGGCGGGAGCGCTTGGCCGGCGGCTCCTCGCCGGCGGCGGCCTTCGTGGCGGCCGCCTTCTTCGCGGCAGCGGCCTTCTTCGCCGGAGCGGCCTTCTTCGCGGCGGTGCTCTTCTTCGCCGCCCGCTTCGCGGCGGGCGCGTCGTCGGCCCCCGCCGCGGAGGCCTTCCGCGCCGGCGCCTTCCTGGCCGGCGCCTTCCTGGCCGGCGCGGCCTTCGCCGGCGCCTTCTTCGCCGGTGCGGCCGGGGCCGGGTCGTCGCCGCGGGCCCGCTCGACGCTGCGCCGGAGAGCGCTCATCAGGTCGACGACCGCGGCGCCGCTGTCGGCCACCTCCGGCACCGGCTGGACGTCGCCGCCGGTCGCCTTCGCCTCCAGCAGCGCGGTCATCGCCTCGCGGTAGTCGTCGGTGAACTCGGTGGGGTCGAACTCGCCGGACATGGAGGCGATCAGCGCCTCGGCCATCTGCAGCTCCTGCGGCCGGACGGCGATGTCCTCGTCGAGGAAGGCGAAGTCGGGGCGCCGGATCTCGTCGGGCCAGCGCATGGTGTGCAGCACGAGGACGCCGTCGCGGACCCGCAGCGCCGCGAGCGACTCGCGCTGCCGGATGGCGATCTTGGTGATCGCCACCTGGCCGGCGTTGTCCAGCGCGTCCCGCAGCAGGACGTACGGCCGCGTCGCGGCGCCGTCGGGCTCGAGGTAGTAGGTCTTCTCGAAGTGGATCGGGTCGATCTGCTCCTGGTCGACGAACTCGAGCACCTCGATCTCCCGCCGCGAGCTCAGCGGCAGCTGCTCGAAGTCCTCGTCGGTGAGGATGACCAGCTGACCGTCGGGCAGCTCGTAGCCCTTCGCGATGTCGCCGTACTCGACCTCCTCGCCGTCGATGGAGCAGACCCGCTTGTACTTCACCCGGCCGCCGTCGGCGGCGTGCACCTGGTGGAAGCGGATGTCGTGGTCCTCGGTGGCGGAGTAGAGCTTCACCCCGATGCTGACCAGGCCGAACGACACGGCGCCGCGCCAGATCGATCGCATGCCGTCCTCCTCCAGCCCCGCCGTCCCGGGCGTCCGGCGACCCCGACCGGGTCAAGATCGCAGGATAGGTCCGGAGCCGTACCCGCGGCAGCCCGGACGACGCCTCCGCTCCCCCTGACGGAGGACGGCGGGGACGGCCGTGGTCAGACCTGCACGTCGGCCTCGTCGTCGGCGGGGGCCAGCGCCCCGTTCTGGATCGCGTCGTACACGAACTGCAGGACGTCCGAGCCGGCCACCGTGGTCATGGTCAGGGCCGCCAGCCGCGTCGCACGGGGTGCGGAGACGTAGCCGAAGACGAACGCCGTCCCGACCCACTGCGCCAGGCAGAACGGGCAGGTCAGCAGCTCTCCGACGGCGTGCTTCACCCCGCCGTGCTCGCGCACCTCCTCGGCCACCTCCGCGTGACCCGACGGCCCCTGGAACGCGGTGAAGGGCGCCCGGAGCGGCGCGGTCACGGGGTCCTTGGCCAGCCGGCGGGCCAGTCGGAACGTCGCGATCGTGAGGAGTGCGGCGTCGCCGAAGGGGATCCGCTCCGGCAGCTCGCGCCCCGAGGCGCGCACCACCGCCGCCCCGGCGGTCACCAGGCCCACGTACACCCCCATGGCGCCGAGGTCGCCGCCCAGCGGCCGGGCCTCCCCGTTCCCGTACTCGCGCTTCTGGATCCGGGCCCACCTGCGGAGGGGGGCGCCCATCCGCTGCACCTCGTCTGCGATCGCCATGCGGCCCCAGCTACCCCCTGCGGTCCGCCCTCATGCCGTGACCCGGCACCCAGTGCGCCGACGCACACGGGCGCATGCCCGTGGGCACCCCGGGTAGGGCGGTGGTCCGACGCCGGTCCCCCGACCGGCTCCGGCGTCCCCGCGGGGACGCCACGAGGACGACGCGCGCACGCCGCGCAGAGACGGAGGCACCGCATGACGCAGCCCGAGGGCCAGACCGCGCGCGACATCTTCCCCGAGGACGACGGCATCCCCGAGGTGTCGCAGGACGACTCCCCCACGATGGACCGGGCGGAGGACCCGCAGTTCGAGCCGATGCCCGGTGAGCGGGCCAACGCCAGCGTCGACTTCGGCACGACCGCCTTCGAGCAGTCCGAGGGCGAGTCGCTCACCGGCCGGCTCGATCGGGAGCTCCCCGACGACGCGGCCGACGTCCGCCCGGCCGAGGACCCCGACCGCGCCGACGCCCAGCTGGAGCAGGACACCTCCACCACGCCCGACAGCGACTCGGGGACCAACCGCACCGCCGACGACATCGAGGCCACCGCCGACGCCCCCGTGGGCGGCGAAGGTCCCGAGGAGGGCGCGGTGCACGTCATCGACGGCTGACCCGCCGCCGCGCCTCCGCCGCCGCCCCACCTCCGGGACCACCTGCATGGGTGTTCCGCGGGGGTGGGTTGGCGCGCGCCCGCTCGGTTGTCTACGTTGAGTCAGCGGTTCAGCAGGTAGCCGCGCCGTGCCGGACCGCGTGGTCCGGCACGGGACACGATCGACCACCGGTGGGACGGGGACGTCGAGTCCCCGGAACGCACAGCGGTAGATTGTCCGGGCGGCCCGCCGTCCGGATGCCGCCGAGAGGAGCAACAGTCCGTGACCACTTCCGACCTGCCTGCCGAGGGGCAGCCCGACGTGTCGACCGAGGGCACCGAGGCGCCCTTCGACGACGTGATCACGCTCTCGACCTCCACCGATGAGGACGGCACGGTCACGGTCACGGTCGTCGGCGAGGTGGACACCTTCACCGCCCCCGTGCTGCGCTCAACGCTGGACAGCCAGCTCGAGCAGCAGCCGCGGGAGCTCGTGATCGACCTCTCCGGCGTCCAGTTCCTGGGCTCCGCCGGCCTCGCCGTCCTCGTCGAGACGCAGAAGTCCGCCCGCAGCCGCGACGTCGCGCTGCGCCTGATCGCCACCACCCGCGCGGTCACCCGCCCGCTCGAGGTGACCGGCCTGATCGACCTCTTCACGATCGCCGACAGCCCCGCGCGCTGAACGTCGCCGGGCCCGTCCCGGCGTACGACGAAGGCCCCTCCGCACCGCGGCGGGGGCCTTCGTCGTGTCTCAGCCGGAGAGCAGGGCGCAGACGGCCTGCTCCAGCACCTTCTGGGTGTCCCGGTCGGCCACGCCCTCCGTCGCCAGGGTCTCGTCCGCGGCGTGCAGGGCATCGGCCACGGTCTCCCCGTGCTCGAAGCGGTCGACCACCCGGGGGTCGACGTAGCTGGCCTTGCAGACCGCCGGTGTGTTGCCCAGCTGCTCGGACACCGTCCGGTAGGCGGCGTTGACGACCTTCTTCCGCGCGGTCTTCGTCGCCGGCGGCGGCACCTCGGCCAGGATGGCGGCCATGAGGACGGTGGCGTTCCAGGTCCGGAAGTCCTTCGCGGTGATCTCCGCTCCGCTGATCTCCTTCAGGAACGCGTTGATCTCGTCGCTGGTGACGTCCCGCCACACGCCGTCGTCGGTCCGGTAGGCCAGCAGCTCCTCGCCGGTGCCCTCGGGGCGCTCCAGGAGCTGCCGCACCACGGTGGCCGTGGGGCGGTCGGTCAGCTCGACCTCCCGCTCGATGCCGCCCTTGGCCGTGTAGGAGAAGAAGGTCCGCTCCCCGCGCACCCGGACGTGCTCACGGCGCAGCGTGGCCAGGCCGTAGGTGCCGTTCTCCTCCGCGTACTGCTCGCTGCCGACGCGGAACGCACCCAGGTCCAGCAGCCGGATCGCGGTGGCCAGCACCCGCTCACGGTTCAACCCCCGGGTGCGCAGCGCCGAGACGACGGCGTCGCGCACGTCGGGCAGCTGCCGGGCGATCTCCAGCACCCGCTCGTGCTTCTCCGCGTCGCGACGGGCCCGCCAAGCGTCGTGGTACCGGTACTGACGCCGGCCGGCCGCGTCGACGCCGGTGGCCTGGATGTGGCCGTTGGGCCACGGGCAGATCCAGACGTCCTTCCAGGCGGGCGGGACGGCCAGCGCCCGGATCCGGTCGAGCCGGTCGTCCTTGATCAGCGCACCGTCGGTGTCGTAGTAGGCGAAGCCCCGCCCCGCCCGCCGGCGTCGGTACCCGGGGCCGTGCACGTCGCTGCGCCGCAGTCTCACGGGCGGTGGATGAGCACCGTGAGCGGTCGGCAAACCCGCCGCGACGGTGGGTCACCCCTCAGCGCAGGTCCACCAGGCCGTTCAGGCCGCTGATCTCCAGGACGTGCCGGGTGACGCCACCCTCCGGCGCGTGCACCACCAGGCGCCAGGCCTCGTCCCGGGCGATCCGCGCCATCGCCAGCACCACCCGCACCGCCGCGCTGCTGAACAGCGACACCCGGCACAGGTCGAGCTCCATCCGGGCGGCGCCGCCGTGGCTGGCCTCGAGCATCCTGATCCGCAGTTGCTCGGCGGCCGGGGCGTCGACCGCGCCGCTGACCCGTACCACCGGACGGTCGCCCTCCCGGTCGACGACCACCTCGGCGTTGTCGCAGACCCGGTACTGGTCGAGCTCCTCGTCGGGCGTCCGGCGCAGCCGGAAGCTCAGCGTCACCGTGGTGCCGTGGTCCTCCTCCAGCGTCACGCCGTCCACGAGCTGGCGCATGATCAGCAGGCCGCGCCCGCGGTCGCCGGGATCCCGGTCCGGCGGGCGCCACGTCCCTTGGTCCTGGACGGTCACCGTGAGCATCCCGTCGACGTCGACCTTCGCCGTCACCGACATCGGCCCCGGTTCGGCACCCCGATAGGCGTGCTCGGCGGCGTTGGCGCACGCCTCCCCGACGGCCACCATGACGCCCACCCGGTCCTGCTCGCCCATCCCGAGGCCGGCCAGCCAGGCGTTGAGCCGGCGCCGGACCCCCGGGAGCGCCGACGGCACGGCCACCAGGTCCAGATGCAGCGACTCGTGCGGGGTGGCCCGCCGGTGGGCCACCAGGACGGCGACGTCGTCCAGCCAGCCGTGCGGCCGGCGAACGCCCTCGGCGACGGCCGCGGCGAGGCCGCTGCCGGCCTCCACGTCCAGGGCACCGGGTACGGCCAGCACCTCGCGGGCGACCTCGCCGAGCCGGTCCAGCGCCTCCGCCGGGGCGTCGGCGGTGCCGAGGACGGCACCGTTGGAGAAGAGCACCAGCGTGGCGCCCTGCGGCAGCCGGTCCTCGTGCACCGGCGTGGGCGCGCCCGGCAGGCTGCCGAGGGGCGGGCGCGGCGTCACCTCCAGGAACGACGTGTCCCCGTCGGCCCCGATGACCAACGGCGCCGGGTGCCCGGCCGCGCTGTACACGAGCCACCCCGTGGCGGCGTCGAGCACGCCGTAGAAGATCGACGCGCCCTCGACGTCGTCCATCTGGGCGGCGAAGTCGTCGAGCGCGCCGAGCACCGCGCCGGGCTCCGGGTCGCGCAGGAGGGTGGAGCGCATCGCCCCGCGGAGGCGGCTCATCGCCCCGGCCGCCGGGACCCCGTGCCCGACGGCGTCGCCGACCACGAGCGCGACCCTGCCCTTGCCGAGCGGCACCGCGTCGTACCAGTCACCGCCGGCGACGGAGACGTCGGTCGCCCGGTGGTAGCTGCCGGACAGCCGCAGGTCGGGGAGCAACGGCAACGACGGCGGGAGCAACGACAGCTGCGCGAGGTGGACGTTGCCGGCGGTGTCGGTACCGAACTCCTCGACGATCACGACGGCCCCCGGCTCCCCCGCCACCGTCATGGGGCGGGCGGTCACCGTGGCCAGGGGGCCGTCGACGCCCAGGGCCCCGTGCGCCGTCTCCGGGCGGCCGGTGCTGATGGCGATGTCCACCAGGTCGGCCACCGGCCGGCCGGCGACCTCGGGCAGACCGTTGCGCCCCGCGTCCAGCGCGCGCGCCCGCGCATTGGCCCAGAGCGGTCCCGCACCGTCGGACGCCAGGCAAAAGACGGCGTCGGGGGCGCTCTCGAGCGCGGCGAGCAGGACGGCCGACCCCGTGTCCAGGGTGCCGTCGGGTGCGGGTGGCAGACTGCCGGAACTGGCGCTCATCTCGGGCCAGGAAACAACAGCGTCCCGCCCGCGGCAACCGCGCCCGGATCGTGATCGACATCGCGGCGGCGGGCAGGTTTCAGCGGCCGGGTGCCGCGGGTAACCAGCAGTCTTGTGCCAACGGGATGACGGTCCGGCCCCGCCGGTGGCCCGACCGCCCGACACGACGGACCGCCGCGACTCGAGAGCCGAGCGCGCCGGGAACGAAGGAGCGGACGACGGATGGTCGACTCGAGGGGCACCCTCGCGCAGGACGGACGACGTGTGGAGCGGCTGGAGCTGCGGGTGCCCACCACACCGACCCAGCTGCCCGCCGTGCGGGCGATGGCCGGTGACCTGGCGATGCGCATGGACTACGACCTCGACGCGGTGGAGGACCTCCGCCTGGCCGTCGACGAGGCCTGCGCGACACTGACGACGATCGCCCTCGGCGACGCCCCGCTGACGGTCGTCTTCGAGACCACCCGCGCCGGTCTCCGCATCGACGCCTGGGTTCCCACCGCCTCCGGCACCGAGGTGCCGACCGACGGCTTCGGCTGGGTCGTCCTGGCGGCGCTGGTGGACGCGGTCGAGGGACGCCGGTCCAGCCAGGGCGAGGTGCCCGCGGGGAACGGCTCCGACGCCCCGGTGGCCGTGATCTCCCTGGTCAAGTACCTGCCCGGGCACAGGCCGGCCGAGACGGGGAGCGACTCGGGGCAGAACCTCTCGGTGGCCCGGTGACCCGGTCGGCCGCCGCCGACTCCCTCGAGGAGGAGCCGCTGAACGCCACCCCCGGCGCCGACGCGACGCCGGCCGAGGAGCCCTCGGCCGACGCCGTGGAGGAAATCGCCGCCGCCGAGCCCGCTACCGCCGAGCCCGCCGTCGCCGAGCCGGCCGTCGAGGCCGACACACCGCCGCTGTCGGAGAACCGGCGCCGGGCCGAGCGCACCGCGCCGTTGTTCGCGGAGCTGGCCACGCTGGAGAAGGACGACCCGCGGCGCGAGCGGCTGCGGGAGATCCTGGTCGAGGAGCACCTGCCCCTGGTCCGGCACTTCGCCCGCCGGTTCAGCAACCGCGGTGAGCCGTTCGACGACCTGCTCCAGGTGGGCACGCTCGGCCTGATCGCCGCGATCGACCGGTTCGACCCCACCCGCGGGGTGGAGTTCCTGTCCTTCGCGGTGCCCACGATCACCGGGGAGATCAAGCGGCACTTCCGCGACCAGGGCTGGTCGGTGCGGGTCCCGCGCCGGCTCCAGGAGCTGCACCTGTCGCTGAACTCCGCCGTCGGCGAGCTCGCCCAGAAGAACGGTCGGGCGCCCACGCCGAGCGAGCTGGCCGAGCACCTGGGGATCCCGCGCGCCGAGGTGCTCGAGGGGCTCGCCGTCGCGAACGCCTACCGCAGCAGCTCGCTCGACGAGCGGCTCTCCGGCGAGGACGACTCCCCCACGCTGGCGGCGACGCTGGGCGCGGAGGACGCCGCACTCGAGGGCGTGGAGTACCGGGAGTCGCTGCAGCCGCTCCTGGCCACGATCCCGGCTCGTGAGCGCCGGATCCTCATCCTGCGGTTCTTCGGCAACATGACGCAGTCGCAGATCGCCGCCGACATCGGCATCTCGCAGATGCACGTCTCCCGGCTGCTCAGCCAGACCCTGGCCAAGCTCCGCGAGGGCCTGCTCAAGGACTGAGCCGTCCGTCGTCCCCTGGACGAGTGGCCGCGAACACCGGTGGCCCGGAACCCGTGCGGTTCCGGGCCACCGGCGTCCGACGTCGGGACGGGCTACTGCGGGGGCAGCTGCGGCGGGCCGTCCGGCGCGTCCGGATCCGTGCTGCCGTTCCGGTTGCGCGGGTCGGCAGCCGGACCGCTCTCCCGCACGTCCTGGGCGACCTGGGACAGCGGCGGCGGCGTCGGCACCGCGGGCGCGGTGTCGGTGATGCTGGACAGCTCGATCTTCGCCTCGGGCTGGTCGGCCGCCCGGGGCAGCTGCGACTCGAACCAGCTGCTGGTGTCGAGCCCGCCGTCCTTCGGGCCGCTGCCGCCGTCGCCGGCCGGCACGTCCATCCAGGACTTCCCTTCGGCGGCGCCGCCCAGGTTCGCCAGCCCGTCCAGCGCCTTGCTGAACTCGCTCGGGACGATCCACATCTTGTTGGCGTCGCCCTGGGCGATCTGCGGCAGCGTCTGCAGGTACTGGTAGGCCAGCAGCCCCTGGTCGGGCTTGCCGTCGTGGATCGCCTGGAAGACCGTCTCGATGGACTTCGCCTGGCCCTGCGCCTGCAGGTACAGCGCCGCCCGCTCACCCTCGGCCTTGAGGATGCGGCTCTGCCGCTCGGCCTCCGCCTCGAGGATGGCGGCCTGCTTCTTGCCCTCGGCCGAGAGGATGGCCGCGGCCTTCTCGCCCTCGGCGGTGGTGATCGCCGACTGGCGCGCGCCCTCGGCGGTCAGGATGATCGCCCGCTTGTCGCGGTCGGCGCGCATCTGCTTCTCCATCGAGTCCTGGATGGAGGGCGGCGGGTCGATCGCCTTGATCTCCACCCGGGCGACCCGCAGGCCCCAGGGGCCGGTGGTGCCGTCCAGCACGGTGCGGAGCTGGCTGTTGATTCCGTCGCGCCCGGTGAGCGCGCCCTCCAGGTTCAGCCCGCCGACCACGTTGCGCAGCGTCGTGGTGGTCAGCTGCTCCATGCCGGTGATGTAGTTGGCGATGCCGTACACGGCCAGCCGGGGGTCGGTGACCTGGAAGTAGACGACGGTGTCGATGCCGACCTGGAGGTTGTCGGCGGTGATGACCGGCTGCGGCGGGAAGGAGATGACCTGCTCGCGCAGGTCGATCGTCGCCCGCACGCGGTCGATGAACGGCACCAGGAGGGAGAGACCGGGCGACAGCGTCCGGCTGTACCGGCCCAGCCGCTCGACGACCTTGGCCTGGGCCTGGGGCACGATGGTCACGCTCTTGGCGATCACGACGATCACCAGCAGGGCGACGACGATCAGTGCGATGAGTGCCGCATCCACAGCGGGCTCCCTTCGTCGGGGGTCACCGTCGATCCTCCCCCGCCG is from Blastococcus sp. HT6-4 and encodes:
- a CDS encoding SPFH domain-containing protein; the encoded protein is MDAALIALIVVALLVIVVIAKSVTIVPQAQAKVVERLGRYSRTLSPGLSLLVPFIDRVRATIDLREQVISFPPQPVITADNLQVGIDTVVYFQVTDPRLAVYGIANYITGMEQLTTTTLRNVVGGLNLEGALTGRDGINSQLRTVLDGTTGPWGLRVARVEIKAIDPPPSIQDSMEKQMRADRDKRAIILTAEGARQSAITTAEGEKAAAILSAEGKKQAAILEAEAERQSRILKAEGERAALYLQAQGQAKSIETVFQAIHDGKPDQGLLAYQYLQTLPQIAQGDANKMWIVPSEFSKALDGLANLGGAAEGKSWMDVPAGDGGSGPKDGGLDTSSWFESQLPRAADQPEAKIELSSITDTAPAVPTPPPLSQVAQDVRESGPAADPRNRNGSTDPDAPDGPPQLPPQ
- a CDS encoding RNA polymerase sigma factor SigF: MTRSAAADSLEEEPLNATPGADATPAEEPSADAVEEIAAAEPATAEPAVAEPAVEADTPPLSENRRRAERTAPLFAELATLEKDDPRRERLREILVEEHLPLVRHFARRFSNRGEPFDDLLQVGTLGLIAAIDRFDPTRGVEFLSFAVPTITGEIKRHFRDQGWSVRVPRRLQELHLSLNSAVGELAQKNGRAPTPSELAEHLGIPRAEVLEGLAVANAYRSSSLDERLSGEDDSPTLAATLGAEDAALEGVEYRESLQPLLATIPARERRILILRFFGNMTQSQIAADIGISQMHVSRLLSQTLAKLREGLLKD
- a CDS encoding SpoIIE family protein phosphatase encodes the protein MSASSGSLPPAPDGTLDTGSAVLLAALESAPDAVFCLASDGAGPLWANARARALDAGRNGLPEVAGRPVADLVDIAISTGRPETAHGALGVDGPLATVTARPMTVAGEPGAVVIVEEFGTDTAGNVHLAQLSLLPPSLPLLPDLRLSGSYHRATDVSVAGGDWYDAVPLGKGRVALVVGDAVGHGVPAAGAMSRLRGAMRSTLLRDPEPGAVLGALDDFAAQMDDVEGASIFYGVLDAATGWLVYSAAGHPAPLVIGADGDTSFLEVTPRPPLGSLPGAPTPVHEDRLPQGATLVLFSNGAVLGTADAPAEALDRLGEVAREVLAVPGALDVEAGSGLAAAVAEGVRRPHGWLDDVAVLVAHRRATPHESLHLDLVAVPSALPGVRRRLNAWLAGLGMGEQDRVGVMVAVGEACANAAEHAYRGAEPGPMSVTAKVDVDGMLTVTVQDQGTWRPPDRDPGDRGRGLLIMRQLVDGVTLEEDHGTTVTLSFRLRRTPDEELDQYRVCDNAEVVVDREGDRPVVRVSGAVDAPAAEQLRIRMLEASHGGAARMELDLCRVSLFSSAAVRVVLAMARIARDEAWRLVVHAPEGGVTRHVLEISGLNGLVDLR
- a CDS encoding DNA topoisomerase IB, whose translation is MRLRRSDVHGPGYRRRRAGRGFAYYDTDGALIKDDRLDRIRALAVPPAWKDVWICPWPNGHIQATGVDAAGRRQYRYHDAWRARRDAEKHERVLEIARQLPDVRDAVVSALRTRGLNRERVLATAIRLLDLGAFRVGSEQYAEENGTYGLATLRREHVRVRGERTFFSYTAKGGIEREVELTDRPTATVVRQLLERPEGTGEELLAYRTDDGVWRDVTSDEINAFLKEISGAEITAKDFRTWNATVLMAAILAEVPPPATKTARKKVVNAAYRTVSEQLGNTPAVCKASYVDPRVVDRFEHGETVADALHAADETLATEGVADRDTQKVLEQAVCALLSG
- a CDS encoding ATP-binding protein, whose product is MVDSRGTLAQDGRRVERLELRVPTTPTQLPAVRAMAGDLAMRMDYDLDAVEDLRLAVDEACATLTTIALGDAPLTVVFETTRAGLRIDAWVPTASGTEVPTDGFGWVVLAALVDAVEGRRSSQGEVPAGNGSDAPVAVISLVKYLPGHRPAETGSDSGQNLSVAR
- the ligD gene encoding non-homologous end-joining DNA ligase translates to MVAPGPAELPLPMLAVAGELPTADDDAWGYEFKWDGVRAVAAVDGDRLALASRKGGDITVRYPELAALPAGVGGRRTVVDGEIVAMDAAGRPDFGALQNRMHRTGPEVPRLAAARPVTYLVFDLLAHDGADLTGLPYAERRERLEALPPGGRRWVTTPWFRGGGARVHAASRENQLEGVVAKRLDSPYRPGARSPDWVKVKNVRTQSVVVGGWRPGAGRRAGTIGSLLFGVHDDDGRLVYAGHVGTGFTDRALRELQAAVTPRRTSPFAGDLPREVTRDAQWVEPELVGEVAFAGWTAEGRLRHASWRGLRDDVDVADVVVEP
- a CDS encoding DUF1360 domain-containing protein codes for the protein MAIADEVQRMGAPLRRWARIQKREYGNGEARPLGGDLGAMGVYVGLVTAGAAVVRASGRELPERIPFGDAALLTIATFRLARRLAKDPVTAPLRAPFTAFQGPSGHAEVAEEVREHGGVKHAVGELLTCPFCLAQWVGTAFVFGYVSAPRATRLAALTMTTVAGSDVLQFVYDAIQNGALAPADDEADVQV
- the ligD gene encoding non-homologous end-joining DNA ligase; translated protein: MRQRVRVDGRQLEVSNLDKVLFPEVSFTKAQVIDYYVRIAPALLPHLSGRPVTFTRWPDGVEGQAFFEKNSARHAPDWVRKVTVPSPGSSKGRETLEMVVLETVADLAWAANLAALELHVPQWQVGSRLQPALPDLLVLDLDPGPNTGITECCHLAERLRARLVDDGLDPVVKTSGSKGMQVYAPIRVADRDHPSRYAKKLAQELSAETPDQVVWRMEKALRPGKVLVDWSQNNTAKTTVAPYSLRARPDATVSTPIGWDEVDAVRDGADPGSLRFRTEEVLARVEEWGDLFDIADRQRATLPAV
- a CDS encoding STAS domain-containing protein, which codes for MTTSDLPAEGQPDVSTEGTEAPFDDVITLSTSTDEDGTVTVTVVGEVDTFTAPVLRSTLDSQLEQQPRELVIDLSGVQFLGSAGLAVLVETQKSARSRDVALRLIATTRAVTRPLEVTGLIDLFTIADSPAR
- a CDS encoding Ku protein, giving the protein MRSIWRGAVSFGLVSIGVKLYSATEDHDIRFHQVHAADGGRVKYKRVCSIDGEEVEYGDIAKGYELPDGQLVILTDEDFEQLPLSSRREIEVLEFVDQEQIDPIHFEKTYYLEPDGAATRPYVLLRDALDNAGQVAITKIAIRQRESLAALRVRDGVLVLHTMRWPDEIRRPDFAFLDEDIAVRPQELQMAEALIASMSGEFDPTEFTDDYREAMTALLEAKATGGDVQPVPEVADSGAAVVDLMSALRRSVERARGDDPAPAAPAKKAPAKAAPARKAPARKAPARKASAAGADDAPAAKRAAKKSTAAKKAAPAKKAAAAKKAAATKAAAGEEPPAKRSRRTA